From a single Streptomyces liliifuscus genomic region:
- a CDS encoding glycoside hydrolase family 5 protein: protein MTAPPRSLRPAALVALLSSVLLLLVSVLPTASASTTTDRKAAAPAATPVGSNGQLKVCGTKLCNSRGNPIQLRGMSTHGTQWYPHCLTSGSLNALAQDWKADVLRVSTYVQEGGYETNPQHFTNLAHSLIQQATDRGMYVIVDWHMLTPGDPNTNLSKARQFFTDIANRNKDKNNILYEIANEPSGVSWSRIKSYAEQIIPTIRAIDSDAPVLVGTRAWSSFGVSEGANESEVVNNPVRATNIMYTFHFYAYSHRDEYLATLSRAADRLPVFVTEFGTQNYAGEGSNDFAMSQRYLDLMASKKISWTNWNFSDDNRSGAVFKTGTCNSNGPWTGTSPLKPAGVWIRDRIATPDNFPAA from the coding sequence ATGACGGCTCCCCCACGGTCGTTGCGTCCCGCTGCGCTCGTAGCCCTGCTCAGCAGCGTCCTGCTCCTGCTCGTGAGCGTCCTTCCCACCGCTTCCGCCTCCACGACCACCGACCGGAAGGCCGCGGCACCCGCGGCCACACCGGTCGGCAGCAACGGACAGCTCAAGGTCTGTGGCACCAAGCTGTGCAACAGCCGCGGAAACCCCATCCAGCTGCGCGGCATGAGCACACACGGCACCCAGTGGTACCCGCACTGCCTGACCAGCGGTTCCCTCAACGCGCTGGCGCAGGACTGGAAGGCCGACGTCCTGCGTGTCTCGACCTACGTGCAGGAGGGCGGGTACGAGACGAACCCGCAGCACTTCACCAACCTCGCCCACTCCCTCATCCAGCAGGCGACGGACCGCGGCATGTACGTGATCGTCGACTGGCACATGCTCACCCCGGGTGACCCGAACACCAACCTGAGCAAGGCGCGGCAGTTCTTCACCGACATCGCCAACCGCAACAAGGACAAGAACAACATCCTGTACGAGATCGCCAACGAGCCCAGCGGGGTGAGCTGGTCGCGGATCAAGAGCTACGCGGAGCAGATCATCCCGACCATCCGCGCCATCGACTCCGATGCCCCCGTGCTGGTCGGAACCCGTGCGTGGTCCTCGTTCGGCGTCTCCGAGGGCGCCAACGAGTCCGAAGTGGTGAACAACCCGGTCCGGGCGACCAACATCATGTACACCTTCCACTTCTACGCGTACTCGCACCGCGACGAGTACCTGGCGACCCTCTCGCGTGCCGCCGACCGGCTCCCGGTCTTCGTCACCGAGTTCGGCACCCAGAACTACGCCGGCGAGGGAAGCAACGACTTCGCCATGTCCCAGCGTTACCTCGACCTCATGGCCAGCAAGAAGATCAGCTGGACGAACTGGAACTTCTCCGACGACAACCGTTCCGGAGCCGTCTTCAAGACCGGAACCTGCAACAGCAACGGGCCCTGGACCGGCACCTCGCCCCTGAAGCCCGCGGGCGTGTGGATCCGTGACCGCATCGCGACGCCCGACAACTTCCCGGCCGCCTGA
- a CDS encoding CHRD domain-containing protein: MIVVSAVAGALVLTACNGEDAATGAGAGAAVGSPAAGGHASAGGEHAAGGGTVQDVGRWDKNKEGAAFFSSVLSGANEVPVEGGPAVGDKDGHALALMRIQGDQVSYAFTFTGIGTPTLGHLHKGVKGVNGDVKIPFFTKKLEDGKKFVYGTVAVDDQDLLDGIKANPQNWYFNIHTAEFPGGAVRGQAYKLAPGIHVPDTMTEETLDTLVESTG; the protein is encoded by the coding sequence ATGATCGTCGTATCCGCTGTCGCCGGTGCGCTCGTGCTGACCGCCTGCAACGGTGAGGACGCTGCGACCGGCGCCGGGGCCGGTGCCGCGGTGGGTAGCCCGGCCGCCGGCGGGCACGCGTCAGCCGGTGGCGAGCACGCCGCCGGGGGCGGCACCGTGCAGGATGTCGGCCGCTGGGACAAGAACAAGGAGGGCGCGGCCTTCTTCTCGTCGGTCCTCAGCGGTGCGAACGAGGTGCCGGTCGAGGGCGGGCCGGCCGTCGGTGACAAGGACGGGCACGCGCTCGCCCTGATGCGGATCCAGGGCGACCAGGTCTCCTACGCGTTCACCTTCACCGGGATCGGGACGCCGACGCTCGGTCACCTTCACAAGGGCGTCAAGGGTGTCAACGGCGATGTGAAGATCCCGTTCTTCACGAAGAAGCTGGAGGACGGCAAGAAGTTCGTCTACGGAACGGTTGCCGTCGACGACCAGGACCTGCTGGACGGCATCAAGGCCAACCCCCAGAACTGGTACTTCAACATCCACACCGCGGAGTTCCCTGGTGGTGCTGTCCGCGGTCAGGCCTACAAGCTCGCTCCCGGCATCCACGTCCCCGACACCATGACCGAGGAGACCCTCGACACCCTCGTCGAGAGCACCGGGTAA
- a CDS encoding RNA polymerase sigma factor, whose product MEPLFRARVRAGDEDSFRVLFREHGRAVYNHCFRLTGDWSVAEDCVSLVFLEAWRMRERVEPHGGSLLPWLLGIATHVVHHRWRTARRHRALMERMPPPDLLPDFADEVVGRLEDQKRIAAVRTALDQLSRPDREVLALCVWAGLDYVATAEALGVPVGTVRSRLSRARRRLEKLAQKNLDQDTEPAAAGRQQTGDRHEAVRPSGENGRGPW is encoded by the coding sequence ATGGAGCCACTATTCCGGGCCCGCGTCCGAGCGGGCGACGAGGACTCGTTCAGGGTGCTCTTCCGCGAGCACGGGCGGGCGGTGTACAACCACTGCTTCCGCCTGACCGGGGACTGGTCGGTCGCTGAGGACTGCGTCTCGCTGGTGTTCCTCGAAGCCTGGCGGATGCGGGAGAGAGTCGAGCCGCACGGCGGAAGCCTGCTGCCGTGGCTGCTGGGGATCGCCACGCACGTGGTGCACCACCGGTGGCGCACGGCCCGGCGGCACAGGGCCCTGATGGAGCGCATGCCCCCGCCCGATCTGCTGCCGGACTTCGCCGACGAGGTGGTCGGCCGACTGGAGGACCAGAAGCGGATAGCCGCCGTGCGCACGGCGCTTGACCAGCTGTCGCGGCCGGACCGCGAGGTGCTGGCGCTGTGCGTGTGGGCCGGGCTGGACTACGTCGCGACCGCCGAGGCGCTGGGGGTACCGGTGGGCACCGTCCGCTCCCGGCTGTCCCGGGCGCGCCGCCGACTCGAGAAGCTGGCGCAGAAGAATCTTGACCAGGACACGGAACCTGCGGCGGCGGGACGGCAGCAGACAGGTGACCGCCACGAGGCGGTCCGGCCGAGCGGAGAGAACGGAAGGGGACCGTGGTGA
- a CDS encoding class I SAM-dependent methyltransferase, which yields MPDERFLAATRASYDVMASEYAQKVGSDLDAKPLDRALLAAFAELAQAGGNGPVADVGCGPGQVTAVLRRLGLNAFGIDLSPEMIAVARRTYPDLRFEVGSMLALDLPQASLGGLLAYYSIIHIPWERRSDVFFEFHRVLAPGGQLMLVFQVGDDQGHRAEAFGKAVCVDWYRQQPDEIAELLRHTGFEVQATMTRRPDSAEKTPQGYVLARKPFVES from the coding sequence ATGCCCGACGAACGCTTTCTCGCCGCGACCAGAGCCTCCTATGACGTCATGGCCTCGGAGTACGCCCAAAAGGTGGGTTCCGACCTGGACGCCAAGCCACTCGACCGTGCCTTGCTGGCCGCCTTCGCCGAACTGGCACAAGCAGGCGGAAACGGTCCCGTCGCCGATGTGGGCTGTGGACCCGGCCAGGTGACAGCGGTACTACGACGCTTGGGACTGAACGCGTTCGGGATCGACCTGTCGCCCGAGATGATCGCCGTGGCCCGCCGCACGTACCCGGACCTCCGCTTCGAGGTGGGATCGATGCTGGCCCTGGATCTACCGCAGGCCTCACTCGGCGGATTGCTCGCCTACTACTCGATCATCCACATCCCATGGGAGCGCCGATCGGACGTGTTCTTCGAGTTCCACCGGGTGCTGGCACCCGGTGGGCAGTTGATGCTCGTCTTCCAGGTCGGTGACGACCAGGGACACCGCGCCGAGGCATTCGGCAAAGCCGTCTGTGTCGACTGGTACCGGCAGCAACCGGACGAGATCGCCGAACTGCTGCGACACACCGGGTTCGAAGTCCAGGCCACGATGACGCGACGGCCGGACTCCGCCGAGAAGACACCGCAGGGCTACGTGTTGGCACGCAAGCCCTTCGTCGAGTCATGA
- a CDS encoding peptidoglycan-binding domain-containing protein, with the protein MTIRHRIAALVATVAMAGGILAVAPSAAQAAPPTPTTGRSEVGIQLYCGYYDGTATVRRGSKGNAVREVQCILNYWQGRQILRVDGDFGSNTEHWVKEFQRGWRIKDDGIVGSDTWNFLRDGV; encoded by the coding sequence ATGACCATCCGTCACCGAATAGCAGCCCTGGTTGCCACCGTCGCGATGGCGGGCGGCATCCTTGCCGTCGCGCCCTCCGCCGCCCAGGCAGCACCGCCTACGCCGACAACCGGGCGGTCCGAGGTGGGGATCCAGCTCTACTGCGGGTACTACGACGGCACCGCGACCGTACGGCGCGGCAGCAAGGGCAACGCGGTACGTGAAGTGCAGTGCATCCTCAACTACTGGCAGGGCCGCCAGATTCTGAGGGTCGACGGCGACTTCGGCTCGAATACGGAGCACTGGGTGAAGGAATTTCAGAGGGGATGGCGAATCAAAGACGACGGCATCGTCGGCTCGGACACCTGGAACTTCCTGCGGGACGGCGTCTGA
- a CDS encoding S8 family peptidase, giving the protein MKRACVATIAAAAAVALAAGMTSPASAEPERTAGDQAVQTTPKHRVTLITGDRVVVDAKGRVVGLERAKGREGIPVQIRTAGGHTLVVPADAARLIADGRLDQRLFDVTELNKSANRKAQKQGLKLIVGYRGTAAAAKADVRDAGDTKVRRTLKSLNADAVLTPKADATDLWAAVTDAQGGTARTASGIAHVWLDGVRKASLDKSVKQIGADKAWAAGFDGKGVKIAVLDTGVDATHPDLKEQVVGEKNFSTSPDATDKYGHGTHVASIAAGTGAKSTGKYKGVAPGAQLLNGKVLGDDGFGDDSGILAGMEWAVEQGADVVNLSLGGGDTPDIDPLEAQVNKLSKEKGVLFAIAAGNDGDFGEQTIGSPGSAEAALTVGAVDDTDKLASFSSTGPGLDGQIKPDVTAPGVDTTAASAPGSVIAQEVGEKPPGYVSISGTSMATPHVAGAAAILKQQHPDWTYTELKAALTGSTKGGKYTPFQQGSGRIQVDKAIKQTVLADRTSVNFGIQQWPHTDDTPVTDKVTYKNLGKTDVTLTLAVTATDPKGQAAPAGFFTLGAKTLTVPAGGSASADLTVNTKLGGTLDGGYSAYVTATGGGQSVSTAATVQREVESYDVTLKFIGRDGNPAKYYSASLDGVTGLAQGKWYSPYDESGTVKVRFPKGGYIFNSAVHVDPDDPAKGFDWVTQPKLSITKKATITVDARTAKPVDITVPDAAAKSEVATPLYTVGVPDGSNSYGWWLDSYANFRTAHAGPQITDGSLYQQWGGHWVKPAEEYDTLAGGKVKQLATGYTKRYKSSELATVKTGLGASSSGKKGVIYAWGELPSSTSTFAPGVLQKLPGTRTLRLSTAGGTKWKLDFEQHGGVDESGSPIVEAFYTLGTPQTLKAGKSYGKTFNTAVFGPRVGSSLGIYREGNGIYGNLPVFTDGKTHSGSSLYSSVTTTLYRNGAKVGSNSDPLEGAGIFTVPAGDAAYKLTTSVKRSVKVAAASTRIDASWTFRSKKADLAKLPASSIRFDAAVGLDSRAPASKKVSVPVTVQGSAAGSNLKSLSVYVSYDYGQTWKKVTVKNSKIAVTNPAKGKGISFHAKIADKKGNKSTISLYNAYYGK; this is encoded by the coding sequence GTGAAAAGAGCGTGCGTGGCCACGATCGCCGCGGCGGCAGCCGTGGCCCTGGCGGCGGGCATGACCAGCCCGGCGTCGGCGGAGCCCGAGCGTACGGCCGGTGACCAGGCCGTACAGACCACGCCCAAGCACCGCGTCACCCTGATCACCGGCGACCGTGTGGTCGTCGACGCCAAGGGCCGCGTCGTCGGCTTGGAGCGGGCCAAGGGCCGCGAGGGGATACCCGTCCAGATCCGCACGGCCGGCGGGCACACGCTCGTCGTGCCGGCCGACGCGGCACGGCTGATTGCCGACGGCAGACTCGACCAGCGGCTCTTCGACGTCACCGAGCTCAACAAGTCGGCCAACCGCAAGGCCCAGAAGCAGGGCCTCAAGCTGATCGTCGGCTACCGCGGAACGGCCGCGGCGGCGAAGGCCGACGTCCGTGACGCGGGCGACACCAAGGTCCGCCGGACCCTCAAGTCGCTGAACGCGGACGCGGTGCTGACGCCGAAGGCCGACGCCACCGACCTCTGGGCCGCGGTCACCGACGCGCAGGGCGGCACCGCGCGGACCGCCTCCGGCATCGCCCATGTCTGGCTCGACGGCGTCCGCAAGGCCAGCCTCGACAAGTCCGTCAAGCAGATCGGCGCCGACAAGGCGTGGGCCGCCGGGTTCGACGGCAAGGGCGTCAAGATCGCCGTCCTCGACACGGGTGTCGACGCGACCCACCCGGACCTCAAGGAGCAGGTGGTCGGGGAGAAGAACTTCTCCACGTCCCCCGACGCGACCGACAAGTACGGCCACGGCACGCACGTCGCGTCCATCGCCGCCGGTACGGGCGCCAAGTCGACGGGCAAGTACAAGGGCGTCGCGCCGGGAGCCCAGCTGCTCAACGGCAAGGTGCTCGGCGACGACGGCTTCGGTGACGACTCCGGCATCCTCGCCGGCATGGAGTGGGCGGTCGAGCAGGGCGCCGACGTCGTGAACCTCAGCCTCGGCGGCGGGGACACACCCGACATCGACCCGCTTGAGGCCCAGGTCAACAAGCTGTCCAAGGAGAAGGGCGTCCTCTTCGCCATCGCCGCGGGCAACGACGGCGACTTCGGCGAGCAGACGATCGGCTCCCCGGGCAGCGCGGAGGCCGCGCTCACCGTGGGCGCCGTCGACGACACCGACAAGCTGGCCTCGTTCTCCAGCACGGGCCCCGGCCTCGACGGGCAGATCAAGCCCGACGTGACCGCACCCGGCGTGGACACCACGGCCGCCTCGGCCCCGGGCAGCGTCATAGCCCAGGAGGTCGGCGAGAAGCCGCCCGGCTACGTGAGCATCTCGGGTACGTCGATGGCCACCCCGCATGTCGCGGGCGCCGCGGCGATCCTCAAGCAGCAGCACCCGGACTGGACGTACACCGAGCTCAAGGCCGCGCTGACCGGCTCCACCAAGGGCGGCAAGTACACGCCGTTCCAGCAGGGTTCGGGCCGCATCCAGGTCGACAAGGCCATCAAGCAGACCGTGCTCGCCGACCGGACGTCGGTGAACTTCGGCATCCAGCAGTGGCCGCACACCGACGACACCCCGGTCACCGACAAGGTCACGTACAAGAACCTCGGGAAGACCGATGTCACGCTGACCCTCGCGGTGACGGCCACCGACCCGAAGGGGCAGGCCGCTCCGGCCGGCTTCTTCACGCTCGGCGCCAAGACGCTGACCGTCCCGGCGGGCGGCTCGGCCTCCGCCGACCTCACGGTCAACACCAAGCTGGGCGGCACGCTCGACGGCGGCTACTCCGCGTACGTGACCGCGACCGGCGGCGGCCAGAGCGTCAGCACGGCGGCGACGGTGCAGCGCGAGGTGGAGTCGTACGACGTCACGCTCAAGTTCATCGGCCGTGACGGCAACCCGGCGAAGTACTACAGCGCCAGCCTGGACGGTGTCACCGGGCTCGCCCAGGGCAAGTGGTACTCGCCCTACGACGAGTCCGGCACCGTCAAGGTCCGCTTCCCCAAGGGCGGTTACATCTTCAACTCGGCCGTCCACGTCGACCCGGACGACCCCGCCAAGGGCTTCGACTGGGTGACGCAGCCGAAGCTGAGCATCACCAAGAAGGCCACGATCACGGTGGACGCGCGGACCGCGAAGCCGGTGGACATCACCGTGCCCGACGCGGCGGCGAAGTCGGAGGTCGCTACGCCGTTGTACACCGTCGGCGTGCCGGACGGCAGCAACTCGTACGGCTGGTGGCTGGACTCGTACGCCAACTTCCGTACAGCGCACGCCGGCCCGCAGATCACCGACGGCAGCCTGTACCAGCAGTGGGGCGGTCACTGGGTCAAGCCCGCCGAGGAGTACGACACCCTCGCCGGCGGCAAGGTCAAGCAGCTCGCCACCGGTTACACCAAGCGCTACAAGTCGAGTGAACTGGCCACGGTGAAGACCGGTCTGGGCGCCTCGTCGAGCGGTAAGAAGGGCGTGATCTACGCCTGGGGCGAACTGCCCAGCAGTACAAGCACCTTTGCACCCGGGGTCCTGCAGAAGCTGCCCGGCACGCGCACGCTGCGCCTGTCCACCGCGGGCGGGACGAAGTGGAAACTCGACTTCGAGCAGCACGGCGGGGTCGACGAGTCCGGCTCCCCGATCGTCGAGGCCTTCTACACGCTCGGCACCCCGCAGACCCTGAAGGCGGGCAAGAGCTACGGGAAGACCTTCAACACGGCGGTCTTCGGCCCGCGTGTCGGCTCAAGTCTCGGTATCTACCGCGAGGGCAACGGCATTTACGGCAACCTGCCGGTGTTCACCGACGGCAAGACCCACTCCGGTTCCTCGCTCTACTCGTCGGTCACCACGACCCTCTATCGCAACGGCGCCAAGGTCGGCTCGAACAGCGACCCGCTGGAAGGGGCGGGCATCTTCACGGTTCCGGCCGGTGACGCCGCGTACAAACTGACCACCTCGGTCAAGCGCAGCGTCAAGGTCGCCGCGGCCTCCACCCGCATCGACGCCAGCTGGACCTTCCGCTCCAAGAAGGCCGACCTGGCCAAGCTGCCCGCGTCCTCGATCCGCTTCGACGCGGCCGTCGGC